The nucleotide window GTCCATTTTCCCCAGAAGACAGGAATAAGTGATCTCCATGGTACCTGCCTTTTAACTTGGGCAGTTGCTATGCTCGATCAGATTTCTGAAGAGAGGATCCTGGAATGGGAGGTGATACGGCCTTGAAAATCAGAAATTTTCTTGCGTCCCTCATTCAGCTGCCCTATGGGAGACTGGGCTTGAAACAAAAAGAAATTTTTTTTGTTGGTGGAGATGAGTGGTCATTTTATTGGGATGCTTATTACATCAGACTCGGGATGGAATTGCTAAAAATTCCAATTCATTCAACAAAGTCTCCATGGGGACTACGGCGACAGATCATCCATTTCAGTGACCGGTATGCTTTTTTTGGCGGTCCATTTTCAACCCTTGACAGGTCCAATCGAATTATACTCACATGGTTTCATGGTGACAGAATGGATCCAAACAAAGATATGCAGGAGTTATTTACCCTACTTGGTGATGCGGATCCATATATCGACCGGTATCTGGTTTCTTGCAGTATATCGAGAAATATCTTGATTAGTGAAGGTATCTCCCCCGAAAGGATCATTACAATCCCTCTGGGTGTTGATCTCACACGTTTTTCCCCAGCGACTCACGCAGAGAAGAACCGTATTAGGGAGAGTCTTGGGATTCCTGATGGTGCTTTCTGTATCGGATCATTCCAGAAAGATGGGACCGGATGGGGCGACGGGGATGAACCTAAACTTGTCAAGGGCCCGGATATTTTCCTTAACACAATCAAAAATGCATATAATCAGCACAAACATCTGTTCGTCCTCCTCACCGGGCCTGCCCGAGGGTATGTTAAGGAAGGTCTAAAAAAGGCTGGCATCCCGTTTATTTATCACAACGTTCCAGATTATCTTGATATTGTCCGGTTTTACCATGCTGTGGATCTTACTTTGATAACCTCCCGCGCTGAAGGAGGCCCGAAAGCATTTCTTGAGAGCTGGGCAACTGGGGTTCCGGTTATATCGACAAGAGTTGGAATGCCCGCGGATTATATCATAAATGGGCAAAATGGGCTGATCGCAGATATTGGTGATGAAACTGGCTTATTAGAGCATGTTACTGCGATGGTGGAAAAAACAGAGTTGAGGGAACAATGCTCCAGAAACGCGCTAAATGATGTGAAACAATTCGACTGGAACCGGGTTACAGCAAGTTATTATAACGACCTGTATAAACCATGTATTGACGAAATATGAAACCGGGTGAAGGACTCATTTGCCAGACGGGTATTTGTCATTCAAACCTCATACATAATAACGCTGGAAAATTTTAAAATGAATACTGAAGACAATTGTTGTCTGGTTGGGTATCATGCAATGGTAAAAAATATTAAGGATATTTCACTGGCCCTATTTTTTACCGGAGGTGTCGGATTACAAGCATGGGATCATGTCGGAAATCTTGATCGGGAACTTGCTATATATCACCAGCTTTCTAACCAACTCAAATCAGTGCATATTGTAAGCTATGGGGGCAACCAAGATCTGTGTTATGCAGCATCATTGGGAAATCTGTTCCTTCATCCTGTAGCTTGGCTGCGCACTCCTTTTTTTACTCGATATTTTGTTATGGCGCGCTATAAAAAAATTCTTGAAAAAGTTGATATTTTTAAAACCAATCAGATATTAGGATCAGATATCCCCCTCTGGCTGAAAGAAAAGATGGGGAAAAAAGTCATTGTCCGCTGTGGATACCTTTATTCCGATTTCATGAAGCAAAACGGAGTGGACAAACGGACATTAGCTCAAGCGATTGCCCTCGAGGGTTCAAGTTTCCAAACGGCCGATGCAGGTGTTGTTACCAGTAACTGGCAGCGCGATATAGTCATACGGGATTATAAAGTACCCAATGAAAAGATTCATGTTATTCCCAATTATGTTGTCACGGATCTTTTCAAGCCAGTTATTGCTGAAAAAACCTTCGATTTGATATATGTGGGTAGGTGTGGTAAAGAGAAAAATGTCTATAACCTCCTTCAGGCAATGAGCCTGCTAAAAAAACAAGGGAAGAACTATCGCCTGCACATTGTTGGTGGTTGTAGCAATGATCCAAAAATCCGGAAGATCGCTTCAGCGTCAGAGTTAAACATTGTTTTTAGCGATAATGTGCCTAATTCCCAGTTACCGGTTTTATTAAACAGTGCAACGTCATTTATTCTCCCATCATTTCATGAAGGCCATCCAAAATCACTCCTAGAAGCAATGAGTTGTGGCCTTCCCTGCATAGGATCAAACGTTCAAGGAATACGGGAAGACATAATTCATAACGAGACAGGATATCTCTGCAATACCGAACCGTCAAGTATTGCAAATGCGATTCATACTGTCATGACCGATGAATCCCTTCAGATGGAAATGGGAAGGAAGGCACGGAAATATATTCTTTCCCACTATTCACTGGATATGACTGTGCACAAAGAATTAGATCTGCTACAAAAGGTCATGGCAGAATGATCCGGGAAGTGAAAACGTTTACACAAATGATTCTTGGCCAATCAATCCGATATCTTTCCCTACGAGAAGGTTTTCCCCATAATGTAAACAAAAAATTCAAAAAGTCAAAGTTTTTTATCGGGGATGCAGGATTTGATCGTTGTCGAAGGAATGCTCTGAATAAAGAAAGTGGGTATTGTTTTCAGACAATATTATTCCCACGGAACGGAATATTTGGAAAATTTTTTTTAAAAAGAATTCGACCCCGCCTGGGTTTATATGAGGCAATCTCGAACATCAACAGAGTGGGAGATGGAGTATTACAGCGCGTATACTCCATGAGGTATTCATGACCCCCCCACGAGTTACCGTAATAATGTCAGTATATAATGGTGAGCAATATCTCCAAGATGCAATTGATAGTATCCTCTCTCAGACATTTACTGATTTTGAATTTTTAATTATTGATGATGCCTCTACAGATTCTACCCGAGAAATCCTTCAATTATATAATGATTCAAGGATAAAGATTGTCTGGAATATTGAGAATATTGGCCTTACACGATCCCTCAATAAAGGATTATCTGAATCGCGCGGGATATATATTGCGCGGATGGATGCAGATGATACATCCTTTCCACAACGACTGAAACAACAAGTAGATTATCTGGATTCACACCCGGATATATCTATCGTTGGAACCGGAGCAGAGAAAATAAACGAAAACTCAGAAATTATTGAATTGCAGTTCCCAATAGCTGAGCCAGAGTTTATTGATTTTCTGGATTCAAATCAGGTTATTCATGGATCTATTCTGGCAAGAAAAAATGTATTTGAAGCAAATGGAAGATATCCGGTTCAATTCCGATTATGTCAGGATTATGCATTATTTTTAAAAATTGCTAAGAATCACAAGATTCGAAATCTTCAGGAAATATTGTATCGATCAAGAACCCATAATCAGTCAATTACTATTTCAAATTTTGAAAAATCGATTGCCTATCATATTGTTGTAATAAGATATGCAAACAATGAAAAAATTGATATTACTAAATACCCGTTTAAAGGAGATAATACAAAGGATTTTATTGACTCGTTAAATTCTGGTGAAAAAGAATATTATCATAATGCAAGGGTTTCCTTTTTGTTAATGAAAGGTAATCTTAAGCTAGTTAGGAACGAATACTGGCAACTGTTCAAGATGCAACCTCATAGATTGGTTTATTTAATTAATTTTTTCAGAACATATTTTGGCATTACAGTGATGAATTTATCAACACAGATTTATATTCGTGCATTACCTTGCAGGAAATATTGTTCTCGCTTAAAAAAATGATTAATTAATAGGATTAATACGGTTGAATGATCCAAATCTCATACTCTCCATTTTTATAAACACTCTGCACAGAGTTGTCATTATTAAGCCGGAAAAAATCCTCCCCATTATACGAATCAATACGATCACGACGATCTTCACGAATAGCTAAAATAAATTGTCGCATCTTCTCATGAGTGATTAAATATGTTTGCTGTTTGGTTTTAAGGGTTACATCGAGATGATTTACTGATTTATACCCAAAATGAGTTGGAATACTTTCGGAAATAAAAACGCCTTGATTATTTCTATAATTTATAATCCCAAAGACGTACATTTCCATTTTTCTGTAATTGGCGGTTTTAAGATAGGTCGGCTGGTCAATAATTCTGTAGGAAAAAAGCCACGTTATCCCGTCTTTTTCCATATATGTCATTTGTTTGCTTGGAGTACTTGTCCAGGGACTCTCATATACCGCCATTAATCCGAAGATAATTGCAAATGAGATAATAATAAAAAGTCCAGATAGAATAATGATTTTTCTTTTCTTTTCTGGATATATTTTTAACCATTGGTCAAAGCAAATAGCAGAAAGAATAATTCCCATTATCAGTTCTAGTGCTACAGCCCGCTGTGGTTCTGAAACGATTGAAGCCAAAAAACTTACAACTATTGCACACCCAATACCAAATAACAATTGTGTGCTGAATAATATCTCTTGATAATGATATTTTTTTTGAAAAAGCATATACACAACATACAACAAACACACGATGGCAATAATGAGAAATAGTGTAATCGCCCCATAAGGTTTGATATAGTTTATTATTATTGTTAGAGTGTCTGATTGACTTGAAGTTACGACTTGTGAGTACTGAGATACAATTGTTTTTTCGTCGGGTTCAAAATTAAAAAATGCATCATAAAAATTTTTAATTGTTAGCAAAATACCAGAAAAAGAAAAATACCATGTGAAAAAAGCGATGAAACCATAGAGGGAGATCATGATAATTGTATTTCTGAAATATTTCTTATATTCATTTTTAAGGAAATAAGCGTTCAAAAAATATATTACTAAAATACCTATGGTGAAAAATGTAACAAGTGGGTGAAAAAAAACAATTGCCATAAGGAAAATGAAAATAATAATTAAATTTATGGAATTTCCATGGTTTATCCTATGAATACAACTAAGAATTAGTGGCATAAAAAAAAGTGCATAGATAAATGGATGAAAGGTATAATGAAAATATGAAAATAATAGGGGTGTCGCAAATATTACCATTAATAGAGCGAGCTGCAATTCTGAAGATAGTGAACGACCGAGTGTATAAAAGAACAATATCAATAGTATTGTAAATAAATAGGGGAAAAAATTTGCAATAATATTTATTGGAATGCCAAGAACCGCAAGAACTGAAAAAAGAATGTGACTGGCAGGATATACATCCCCCTTAAAAAGATGCCCTGTCTGAAGTATTACATCTGTGTAAGCAAGATGTGAAAAAACATCATCATTACCTTGTGCGAGGAAATAATAGCCACGAATTGTTGGTAACAATAAAAAAATAGTATAGTTTAAAATAATTCCAATAAGTCCATATATCCAAAGTTGTTTAAGTTTATCTATTATTGAAGAAAATACTAAATATAAACTTAGCAAAACTGATGAGAAAAAACATACCCAGAATATCCATGGAAATGCGGTGTATATTGATAGTTCATACCCTGCTGCCAAGTTTGTTAAAATGATAATAATTAATTCCAGAATAATCGATAAAAAAATAAATACTGGTACAATTTTTTTTGTAGTATAATATGAATTGAAATGACTCTCCGAAAAAAATGAATAAAATCTACTGAATTTTTTTTTCTGAATGGATTCCAAAACTCATTCTCCGGACAATGTTTATGATTGTATGTTAGATAAAATAAATTCCCCCATTACCGCGGAAGTTACGATACCGATTTTAGACGTTTATATTGATTCCCCCATACTTAAGTAGGATTGTAAAATCATCCCTCTTCCAATATAGAAGTCCCGTACTTCTCTAAATCTTCGTCAATCGTCTTCGACCCGGACTTTTGAGATGAAGATCTATTGAAGAGTCTACATGAGATTCTTGAGTAGGAATGAGATTATCATTAAAAAGGACCTGAGCACAACATTTCTGGAAGTGGTTTTATCTCACACGATGTACAGATACGGTATGATGATTCGATAGCGAACCGGTTTTATAGACCCTGTTGACTTTTCGGGGCATCCAATCAATACCGTATATGACATACCCGATATTCACATTCCCGAATTTCTTATTCTTCCCCTGTAGTTACTGAACATCAATTGCAGAGTAAGATCAAGAGGTTTATAGGTCTCCCCGTCGTTTCCTGGACCTATTGGGAATGATTACCCTTGAGTTCTCTCTTGAATCCATTTCCGTGTTTTCTTCCCGGAACAATGTGCGGGATGTTCTCCTCCTGAAGAAACGAGATCACCTCGTTTGAATAAAAACACCGATCAAGACAGAGTACCTTGATATTCACTATTTCATCGTTGATTATCGCCAGGAATTTTCGAATGTAATAGACCTTTGATATTCCTTTCTTTACCGGGAAAACTGTGAGGGTCCATAGTTGGCCTTTCGTCATCGTCATGATGTAGAGCGAAACGTACTAATAAAATGTTGTCGTAGAATCCTTCATTTTACTTTTAAGGACGTAATCTTTATTCGCGTCAACAATCTCATCGTAGTATTGATCGTAGATGAAATCAATTATAAAATGATACGTTTTTCCTGGAATATGGATTTGATCGTTTAAATCGGTGAGAATCTTTGATTCTAACTCTAGAAGTGAATCGAGGTTCATCTTGGACAATAGTATATGAGCGACGTATCACACGGGATGTTTTCTACATCATGAATGCACTGATCGTTGTTCGCTGACTTCCCGACAAGTGACTTGATGATTGTCTTTTGTTGTAGCATTCCGTTAATGGAAATGGTGATGTACTGATTGATCGCATTCTGCTATTTCTATACAATCTTCTGCTCGTTGCTCATTCTTTATTCGGAAGGCAATTTGCCGGTTATAGGACATATTCGGTACCAGCCTATTATTTAAATATCACGGTTCTCTTTTTCGGGGGCTAAAATTGTGAAGTACTGAGACCCAAAAATATATCCAAATCGGGCATAAACATTGTCAACACAATAAGAATTAATTGGAGCACACCATAACAAATCGTATTATGATATAATAGAGGACACGAAATTTATGAATGATAATGTACTGGATATCGCAATCTGCATTCTTTTTTTCGAAAAAGTCGATCAGACAATTGAATGTATTCAAAGTTTTCTTCCATCAAAATTACCCATTTATATATTAAATAATGGCTCTGCGCTTGAATCCCGAAAACGGCTTGAAAACATTATTCAACAAAATAATCAGATAGTAATTTTTGATTCAAAAGAAAATTTAGGTGTATCTGGTGGAAGAAATTTTCTTATTTCTCATATTTCATCCAAATGGCTGTTTTTTATTGACAATGATATCGTTGTTAAAACCCAAAATTGGCAGAATAAAATTCAACGACACATTATCTCCAACACAGATGTAGATGTGTTTATCCCAAGATTATATAATGTCCATGAAAAATTATTCAATGATTATTCCCGTTCATTACGGATTGTTGGTGGGGAAGTAACGTACGTAGATACCATCAACAACACCATCAACTGGTTTCCCGGTGGTGCATCAATTATTAATCGGAGGATATTTGAACAAATCGGCCTCTATGATGAAAAAATGTTCGTGGGAGGTGAAGATTTTGAATTATGTATTCGCGCAATAAAAAATGAGGTCGATATTCACGCTTACCTAATTGACGATATCGAATTAATCCATGATCATCGCTCATCCAAAAACGAAAACGATACGAATGCTGTTGCGGTACGTTACGATTTCAATTATTTGGAGAAATCATCATTAAGAATCACGGAAAAACATAATGTTTTTTTCAAGGAGGACTGGAATCAATGGAGCGAACGTCAAAGGAAAATTTTGTCAGGTAATAAAAAACCCCCAATTACTATGATCTGGCGACAAATAATACCACGACCGATTAAAAAAATTCTTAATTCGATACTAAATTCACGTGTTTTACCGGTATCGTGTTCATTATTTTTGACATTTTCATGTAATTTTAATTGTACGATCTGCAGGAGAAGTGTCAAAACCTTTGAAAAAAGGAAAAATATGGAATTACACGTTATAAAAAAAGTATTAGAAATTTATCCAACTCTTCGGTATTTTACCCTGGCCGGGTTTGGAGAACCAACATTATGTTCTGAATTTCCTCTCATTGTCGATTTTTTAAGAGTGAACCATAAGTATGTAGGTATAATCACCAATGGAAGTAATATCGGTCCTTTTCGTCAATTAAAAACGATACCAAACTCAATTTCAATTAGTCTGTATGGTTCAGATTCGACAAGTTATATCAACAATACAGGCAGCGATATGTTTGAGCAGGTAATTTCCAATTTCAGGGAACTCAAGTCAAAATTTGAAAATGTCGGGTTTTCATTTATCATCACAAAAGCAAATTACCAAGAATTAGAAAAAATCTTATCACTTTGTGATATGTTGGAGCCAAAATTCTTGGATTTTCAAAATTGCCTTTCCTACAAACCAGAAATAATCAATAATAAACCAGATACTATCACAATTGAAGATGAAAAAATTATCAATTTTATTGATCGGATATCAGCGAATCGGAAATATATCCGACAGAAACCCATTTATGTTGATTTGAGCAGCCCGAAATTTTCCTGCAGGTCTCATAATTATGTTATCAATCTGGATGGGGATGGAAACATTGGTGGCTGTCAACGACAAATTCCACCGGATCCAATATTTGGAAATATTTTTTCTGATGTAAACCCGTTTCGATCTAAGAAAATGGAAGAAATCCGGAAAATGATAAAAAAGAGAGATTATCCATTCGATGAATGTCGTAATTGTTTTGGTAATTTTGAGTGAATTATTTTCCGATGTACCAGAATTTCTGCTCTGTAGAAATCTCCAAAATTATTTCATTCAGCATACGTCAATTTATTATTAATATATCCATCAGTTCCTGAATAGGAAATTATTTGTGCCGGATTACCTGCAACAACTGCGTTATCAGGAACATCAAAATTTACATACGATAATGGTGCTATCAAGACATTATTTCCAATTGTGGGTACTCCTTTTTTTCCCACGATTGTTTTTACCAATTACTGCCCCATGGTTAATATTCAAATTGTTGCCGATCTTTGCATTTTGTGCGATTGTGATAAACTCTGCATAACCAAGATAAAGTCTGTAACCAATTTTTGTGAATGGACTGATATGAATATGGTACTTTACTTGAAGACGAGTAAGCATAAAGTTCCAGAATAAAAAATAGAATTTATTTCCATTCTCATAACTCATAGTACTTTTTCTTAAATAATGCGAATGGCGGAAACCAATCGTAAATTTTAAGTGATTAAAAAATGACTTGCTCAAAGTATCCCCGCAATACCGATATAAATCAGATTTTATCGCAATATCCATGGAATGACCAATTTATAATATCCACATTTTTGTTATTTCATTAGTTTCAAAATTATCGTCGTCAAACATTGGTTAGAAACAGGTATTGGTAATATAGGTAATATTCAACCAAATAACCCCTTCACACCATATTTAAATGAATTGATTATGCCATTTTGTTTAACCAGATCAATCCCTGCCTTTGAAAATATCAACTTTATTCTTAACATCGTTGTTTTTCTATCTACCACATTTTCTATTTCCTTGACTTTTTTCCGGAATTGCTCTGGGGATAAAAACATGCAGAAACAGTTTTCCGGACTTTGATGATTATATCGTGATACATCAAAATCATCTTTAATCAATCCCTTATCTTTACAAAATTCAAATGCTTCTGTTCCCGGATATGGTGTGAAAATACTATAAACAATTCCATCCGCGGGAATTTTTTTAATCGCAGCCAGTGTGTCATTGAGGGTCTCCATAGTTTCCTGGGGAAATCCAACCATAAAAAACGCTGATAACCATAAGTTATGTTTTTTGATAATTTTTGCTGCAGCAAGCGTCTTTTCAATAGTAATATTTTTCCTGTTTTCTTTCAGGATATAGTTGTTTCCCGACTCAATGCCAAGAGAGATAAAATTACACCCTGCAGATTTCATCAATGAAATATTCTCATCATCAACAAGGTTAACATGGATTTCACAGCTCCATGAAATATCAGGGCATTTTTCCCTTATTGATAAACATAACTCTGTCAAATATTTTTTATTTACACCAAATGTGTCATCGTCAAAATGTATGGACTGAACACCCATCCTTTGAAGGCTGATAATTTCTTCAACGACGTTATGTGGTGAACGAAACCGAACTTTACGCCCCCATATATTTCGGGAACCACAAAAAAAACAATTATAAGGACACCCGCGTGTAGCAAAAATATATTTAAACGCACTTTTTGGATATTGATCATAATCCTTTAAAATGGCGGGTGCAGATAGGTGTGGGAAACGAAGCCTATCCAAATTCTCAATAAATTTTTGTGGAGGGTTGTCAATAATCTTGTTATTCTCCCTGAATGAAATACCGTTAATAGCATTAACACTTTTATGCTCTACAATCGATTCAAGAAGACCGATAATTGTTTCCTCTCCTTCTCCACGGACACAAAAATCAATATCCGGATTTATAAGGATTTTTCCTCCAATCATTGTTGGGTGGGGACCGCCAATAATTACGATGATTGTTTTATCGATCGATTTGGCAATACGGGCAATATTTTCAGCAGATGAAAAATTTTGAGATTTTGAAGTAATAGCAATAATTGATGGGCGAAAATCCAAAATCACATTTTTTATTTCGCACCAAGTTATATAATTTAAATTTTTTAAATTCATTAAATATGATTTAAACCCCTCTCCGGAAAGAGAACTCATTGAAAAAGGTTCATTATTCTGGCAGAAATCTGCATTATATGCCATCACAGTCCATTCCGTTTTATCTGTCAGTGTTCCGGCCAAATAGCCCAAAGAAAGCGGATAACGAGTTAATGAATATGTTTCTTTGTACAATCTATAAAATGGTGGTTCAATAAACAAAATCCGCTTTTCCATAATCAACTGCCCTCCAATTAAAGACTAACGAATTTTTTATAGTTCGTTAACCTCATTTATAACTCATCAATTAATTTTATAAATTGTTCAATGATCTTATTTTGTTCATGTTCTCTCTCTATATAATTCCGACCATTATTTCCATATTCAATTCTTAATTCCTCATTATTGATAAATGCAGTAATATCCTTTTCCATTTGATCAATTGTGCCGGAACAGAGTCCTAATTTAAATTTTTTTATTATGTTATCGGGATCAACATTTAAACTAATTACCGGCAAATATGCATTCCATGCTTGTAAAAAAACATTCGGGAATCCCTCAACACTTGAGGTGTTTACAAATATTGACGCTTTCGCAAAATAATTATCAATGTCTTTGTATGGGATGAATCCCTTGAAATCTAAGTTGGGAATCTTTTTTGCAGATTCTTTAATCTGCTCATAAAATTCAATATCCGTAGAAGGACCTCCAATCATTTGAAAGGAAATATCAGGCATCTTTTTTGCTAAATCTAAGAACAATTCCGGTTGTTTAAACATTGGTTTTATTGACCCCACCCATAAGATAATTGGCGGTTTGGATTTCTCAATGGCTATTGTTTTTAGGGGGTATGGATTTTTTATGATTCTGCCAATTTTGTGATGGTTTTTGTTCAGGAGTTGTTTTTGATATTCACTTTGGCATATGATGACTTTTGCTACGGATAATCCAAAAAAATATAGCCTCTTCTTAAAAAAATGCATTTGTTTTACAAAATTGCCGTTAACATCTTCATCACTTCCAATCTGATAAATAAATTTTTTCCGATGTAATAAGCAAAATAGAGCAATAATGCCGGTTAAATTGTCGCTACATTGTTGAAAATAAATATCTGCATTTACATTTTTTAGAGAGTTCCACATTTTTTTGAAAGTAAAGAAATATCCTAAAATACCATTAATTTTTAGTCCCAAAGGGATCGATTTACATATCTTTATACCATCAATATCCTCAATTTTATTTTGATCTTTTCCATCACCAAGAACAATAAAAAATATTTTAAAATTCCTTTTATTTAAACCCTGAGCAATTAGCATTTGCTGGAGTTCCGCACCCCCAACATAGCCCGTATTGTGCTGCATCAATAAATCATATGCATAAGGAGCACAAAAACAAATTTTTTGAGGATTGAAATTATTAAACGCTGTAATTTTCAAATTTTCACCAGGTTCATGCGATAATGAAGTTTATCCTATTTATTGAAGTTATATTTTACCTTCACATGGTGAAGATTCAACAATCGATCTTGTTTTTTATATATATGTTAACCGATTAAATGCTGTGAGAGAAAATCGTAGAATAAATATGGGTTTCTTTTTAGTTATTAATGAAGAACCTCATTATATATGGAAATATACTGATAAATGCGCGAAACCCAATTGAATTTTTCTTCAACAGTACATCTAGCATTCAGTCCGATATTTTCACGCAATTGAGTATTTTCAATTAATTTCAAAAGACATTCCTTGTATTTTTCATCATCAGCACAGACATAGCCATCATAACTATCTGTAATAATTTCCGGGACTGCCCCGACATTGTTGGTGACAATTGGCAATCCTGATGCCATAGCCTCTAAAAGAGAAATTGGAAAATTGTCATGTATTGAATAATAAATAAAAATATCTCCGTTTTCTAATATGGGTCTTATATCTTTGAGAAAACCCGTAAAGTGGGGAGTTACGCGGATATCTTGAGTGGTTGTTTTCACATGATCAAGATATTTCCCATCCCCCACAATAGTATAATTTATAGTGATATCCGTCAATTTTTTTAGTTCATCAATGAATTTTATCGTCCGTATAATACCCTCTGCTTTATCCCGGAATGCAAAATTCGTTACGCTGACGATATGTATTTGATCGTTTTTTCGGTGATT belongs to Methanoregula sp. and includes:
- a CDS encoding glycosyltransferase family 4 protein; amino-acid sequence: MNPISVNVLTPPRLGGPFTWAKNLVQLLNQKNIRSKHIFQRRNLLFSPIYQDADIIHTAFPQFFKLYRKPIVFTLHGDYTIEKSQWIYPTKLAIRKANALTTPSYYLKDKLHLDDAIVIPNAVYPDYYNIVNHRKNDQIHIVSVTNFAFRDKAEGIIRTIKFIDELKKLTDITINYTIVGDGKYLDHVKTTTQDIRVTPHFTGFLKDIRPILENGDIFIYYSIHDNFPISLLEAMASGLPIVTNNVGAVPEIITDSYDGYVCADDEKYKECLLKLIENTQLRENIGLNARCTVEEKFNWVSRIYQYISIYNEVLH